Proteins encoded within one genomic window of Legionella sp. PC997:
- a CDS encoding ABC transporter transmembrane domain-containing protein: protein MNSIKDVLDRPTVISIALISLVASLLTLSIPIAAQTLINLIAFGKLMQPVVTLSLIVFILMMALGALNVWQIVILEVIQQKLMVKISLNLTNHFTRLSLDSFSTHHGPELVNRFFEVVTIKKSLSSLLLYGVNLGLQLFLGLLLLLVYHPLFIIFDTFILLSIVLIIFIPYRKGLDSAKKECAQKHQVGAWLEELLINRFLFRFSNYNHYATLQSDRHLVSFLNARNTHFRQLIKHQIGFYLLSAFSSSLLLGLGGYLVIKNQLSLGQLVAAEIVLGALIYAFKRFGVLLENYYDLVSSESKMDAVLNLPLEEIKNELHALFLPMKTIEIGIFDETKVNASLEMPLVVYSQNAESCKSFAESLLGFGKKSNMEVLVNQSICNEEHRTALRQYSLLLRKPELFAGSIYDNLVLNHKNTSQKIIIEQFNELGLSKKLMHQPYGLKTVIYDWQNEFTEFELIALMVIRAVLLQPQLLIIDRTFDGLEREKIDLLMTRLLNLKNTILVVITQTPELKEMTNCVVLP, encoded by the coding sequence ATGAATTCTATTAAAGATGTTTTAGACAGACCAACAGTGATATCAATTGCTCTCATCAGCCTTGTAGCAAGCCTATTAACGTTGAGCATCCCGATCGCAGCACAGACATTAATTAATCTAATTGCCTTTGGAAAATTAATGCAGCCTGTAGTCACTTTGAGCCTCATTGTTTTCATCTTGATGATGGCTCTTGGTGCCTTAAATGTTTGGCAAATAGTAATTCTCGAGGTCATTCAGCAAAAATTAATGGTAAAAATAAGTCTAAACCTTACCAATCATTTTACTCGCTTGTCCTTAGATAGTTTTTCAACGCATCATGGTCCTGAATTGGTGAATCGCTTTTTTGAAGTGGTTACCATCAAAAAATCACTTTCGAGCCTTTTGCTATATGGAGTGAATTTAGGTCTGCAACTTTTCCTGGGGTTATTACTACTACTGGTTTATCATCCGCTATTTATTATTTTTGACACTTTTATCCTTCTCAGTATCGTGTTAATTATCTTCATCCCATATCGTAAGGGATTAGATAGTGCAAAAAAGGAGTGTGCGCAAAAACACCAAGTAGGTGCCTGGCTAGAAGAACTTTTAATTAATCGATTTTTATTCCGCTTTAGTAACTACAATCACTATGCTACTTTACAGTCCGACAGGCATTTGGTGTCTTTTTTGAATGCAAGAAACACTCATTTTCGACAACTTATTAAGCACCAAATTGGTTTTTATCTCCTTTCTGCGTTTTCAAGTAGCCTCCTTTTGGGATTAGGAGGATATCTGGTTATCAAAAATCAATTGAGCTTAGGACAACTTGTAGCTGCTGAAATTGTACTTGGTGCATTGATTTATGCATTTAAAAGATTTGGTGTGCTTTTAGAAAATTATTACGATTTAGTGTCCTCAGAAAGCAAGATGGATGCAGTTCTTAACTTACCTCTTGAGGAAATCAAAAATGAGCTTCATGCTTTATTTCTACCTATGAAGACAATCGAAATAGGTATCTTTGATGAGACCAAAGTAAATGCTTCATTGGAAATGCCACTAGTAGTTTATTCTCAAAATGCAGAATCCTGCAAATCATTTGCCGAATCACTTTTGGGTTTTGGAAAAAAATCTAACATGGAGGTTTTAGTCAATCAAAGTATTTGTAATGAAGAGCATCGAACAGCACTTCGTCAATACAGTTTATTGTTGCGAAAACCAGAATTGTTTGCCGGCAGCATTTATGACAATCTCGTGTTAAATCATAAAAATACATCACAAAAAATTATTATTGAGCAATTTAATGAATTGGGTCTCTCAAAAAAACTAATGCATCAACCTTATGGCTTAAAAACAGTTATTTATGATTGGCAAAATGAATTTACAGAATTTGAACTCATTGCCCTGATGGTTATTCGTGCTGTCCTACTGCAGCCACAATTACTCATTATTGACCGAACTTTTGATGGATTAGAGAGAGAAAAAATTGACTTACTTATGACGCGATTACTGAATTTAAAAAATACCATCTTGGTTGTAATCACTCAAACTCCTGAGCTTAAAGAAATGACAAATTGCGTGGTGCTTCCATGA
- a CDS encoding LysR substrate-binding domain-containing protein yields the protein MSLDTVTLQCFLAVAETQSFTKAALRVGRTQSAISQQIAKLEQLIEKPLILRGRELSLTPDGELFLGYAKRIYELHRESLDRFKAPDLRGELRFGLPEDFASMILSEVLVEFSRLHPRVMLNVECDLTLNLIERFNHGDFDLILIKTNQRNQIAEGVDVWNEPVDWVAKRELLTQFNKTTPIPLVLSPTPCVYRGNVIGSLEKHHLNWRLVFSSPSFAGKMAAVRAGLGITAIQRSMIPSDLDRLDEDFLPKLSDIHVSLLKKKENNKAIESLEFFILKKLKH from the coding sequence ATGAGTCTTGATACAGTGACCTTGCAATGCTTTTTGGCGGTTGCAGAAACACAAAGTTTTACAAAAGCAGCCCTTCGGGTCGGACGCACTCAATCTGCAATCAGTCAGCAGATTGCAAAACTCGAACAACTGATTGAAAAACCATTAATTCTTCGTGGGCGTGAGTTGTCTCTGACCCCTGATGGAGAGCTTTTTCTCGGCTATGCAAAGAGGATTTATGAACTTCATCGTGAATCACTTGACCGATTTAAAGCGCCAGATCTTCGTGGCGAGCTTCGTTTTGGTTTACCTGAGGATTTTGCTTCGATGATTTTATCGGAGGTACTAGTTGAGTTTTCCCGACTGCATCCCCGAGTGATGCTCAATGTTGAGTGTGATCTGACTCTTAATTTAATCGAGCGATTTAATCATGGCGATTTTGATTTGATCTTAATTAAAACCAATCAAAGAAATCAAATTGCTGAAGGCGTAGATGTGTGGAATGAGCCAGTCGATTGGGTAGCGAAAAGAGAGCTTTTGACTCAATTTAACAAAACCACACCAATTCCGCTGGTGCTTTCACCAACACCTTGTGTCTACCGTGGGAACGTAATTGGTTCTCTAGAGAAACATCACTTAAACTGGCGTCTTGTGTTTAGTAGTCCAAGTTTTGCTGGGAAAATGGCTGCGGTGCGGGCAGGTTTAGGCATTACTGCGATACAACGCAGTATGATTCCCAGCGATCTTGACCGTCTTGATGAGGATTTTTTACCTAAGTTAAGTGATATTCATGTATCTTTGTTAAAAAAGAAAGAAAACAATAAAGCGATTGAATCACTTGAGTTTTTTATACTAAAGAAATTAAAACATTAA